The window GTGAAGCGATTTAAAAAAAAGGTGAAGTTCTCGATACATTTATCTTTTACGTTGTCACTTCAAAAATAAACACTCGAACTGACGATGCGTGAGCACTCCTGTGGTTTAATTGAATACTATGAAAGGTTAAAATAGCTTAGAGCTTGCATTACACACACACACACACAGCCGAGTCAGCACATCCCGTCAGTTCGAGTGATTTGTGAAGTATGAGCAAATGGTATCGAGAACTATTTAGAAGTTAATAAGCTGTAGTTACTCATTTGAGTAAGTCGAAGCGTTTACCTTAAACGTGAAGCGATTTAAAAAAAGATGAGGTTCTCGATACATGTATCTTTTACGTTGTCACTTCAAAAATAAACACTCGAACTGACGATACGTGAGTACTCATGCGGTTTAATTGAAAACTATTAAAGGTTAAAATAGATTAGAGTTTGCATTACACACACACACACACACACACACACACACACAGCCGAGTCAGCACATCCCGTCAGTTCGAGTGATTTGTGAAGCATGAGCAAATGGTGTCGAGAACTATTTAGAAGTTAATAAGACGTAGTTACTCATTTGAGTAAGTAGAAGCGTTTACCTTAAACGTGAAGCGATTTTTAAAAAAAAAGATGAAGTTCTCGATACATTTATCTTTTACGTTGTCACTTCAAAAATAAACACTCGAACTGACGATACGTGAGCACTCATGCGGTTTAATTGAAAACTATTAAAGGTTAAAATAGATTAGAGTTTGCATTACAAACAAACAAACAAACAAGCAAACAAACAAACACACATGCAGCCGAGTCAGCACATCCCGTCAGTTCGAGTGATTTGTGAAGCATGAGCAAATTGTATCGAGAACTATTTTAAAGTAAAATAATTTATAACACAACTAAGCTAACGATCTAAAGCTGTAAGAACAGTCGTATTCCTTTTTTAGAAAAGCAAAGCGCCCTTATGATATACGTTATTGAATAGCCTCCAAGAAGGGAGACATTTCTAATATTTGAATATCTTCACGTTTGCGTAATTCTCTTAAAAACCAACCTTTATGTCCGGCACCATACGTAATTAGTATTCGTTTTCCTTGATAGCGGTGTTTTTCTAATGCCTTTTCAATATTCCAATAATGTGCGATATTAATATTTTCCCAACCACCAAGACCAAGCTCGTCATTAAACAATTTGTTATAAGGCTGTAATGCTATATCTTGAATACTGTCATAAGTGTTAGTATGTATAAAATAGGGATCATTGACTTTACCACTAGCTTTGTATATTGAATCCGAAAGGTTATTCCCTTTTACATATTGGGCCCAATCCTTTATTCTAGACGTATCTTGTCTAATCGCTCTTAATTGTTCGCCACGCGCTGTAGCCATAGATCTTGTCCATCCAGCTGTTGGAATAATTTCAAATCCCATGGTTTTTGATAATGGAAATATAACATCCACATATTCTGGAAAGCGCATCGTGCGAGGTTCCGAAATACTATCATCTCTTTTAAATCCGTCCATAGCTGTTTTAAAAAGATTTGGAGGAATCTCAGTGAGTATATAATCTGGATTGATGTTAGTGACTATTTTTTTTAAATAAGCTGTAGTGTAAACACTATCGGTAAGGTGACCTCCGTGGATTGTACCTAATACTAAGACTTCATTTTTTATTTTATTGTCCGATTGGTCTATGTCTTCCTTGTGTTTACAACTGGTTATAGTGAAAAGTAAGACTACTAAAATAGAAAAAGAGCGTATTGTTTTTTGCATTATGGTATAAGTTATAGATCGCCCTAAAGATATGTTATTTTGGGATGACTAAATTAATGCCTAATTGTTTTCTTAATTGCTCGTAATTTTTGGAAAGCAGAAAATTAAGGCTAATTAAATTTAAAGTGCAGTTGTCTAAAACTATTGGGAATGCTATGCGAAAGTATTTAGTTTTGTGTGTGTGTTAGTGTCATGATTTGAGTAGTTTTTGGGGTTTGTTTTGTGCAGTAGTAAATGTCACTTTAAGCTCTGCTTTTTTCAAATTGTTAATAATCTTAGTTATCTTTTTTTAACTCATAAATCATTATTCTTTATCTGTTGTCGAGCTTTCGTACTTTTTTAGTTAATATTTTCGTTTTTAATTCTTTTCAAAACTTCCTCAATCGAAAAATTCGGTGGTAAAGGTTTAAAGTTTTTATTTGAAACAGAGAATTTTTTGCGTTGAAACTCTCTTAATTTTGGAATCTTCAATTTTGAAACAAGTATAGCGTCATTTGTACCGCCTTTCAATCGCAATAAATCCTTTGTAGCTGTTTCTGTTGGTTGGGTTAGTCTAGTGTCTCCAAATTGGCTGGTATTGACCTGAGCGACATAGCAATGTAAATCTCTTGCGCTTGCTTCAATTATATTTGAGAAATATGGAGTGTCTTTGTTCCATTCTAGTGCGATAAGTAAATCAATTTTACTTCTCAGTAAGCTTCTATGTTCTAAATCTGCTAATTCAAAACAGTAGAATACTGAAAAGTAGATGTTTTTCCAATTGAAAATATCATATCTGCTTATGCTGGGCTTTGGTACACTTAAATGATTTTGAGAAATTAAATGTTCTTCAACTGGAGCATAATGATTTTTGAGTCTGAAAACTATGGTAGCATCTTTAATTCCATTTACTTCTACTGGAAGTATAGTAGCCACAAAATTAAAAGCGGTTTTATTAGAAACAATATGTTCTAGTCCAGAGATTACAAGAGTTTGATTTTTTTGCGAATAACGGGCTAAACTAGGTAGTAAGTTTATTGGGATAAAAAACTCAGGAAATAAGACAATATCTGAGTTTTCTTTTCTGGCTTGATTTAAAATTAAAGCTAGACGTTGGTATCTTTCAATAGATAAATTTGGTTCATTTCTAACGCCTTTGACAATATTGTTTTCTGTTACTTCGGTATTCGCAAATGAAATACTAGGCTCCTCAATTTTATCTTTAGAATTAATTCGAAATTCCTTTATTTGATTTTGGTCTCCCAAATTATCGTCTCTATTCACCAAATTATAGAAACTTGATTTTAATTCTTTATCATTTAAAATGTAATGAGGTAAATGATTTGTATTCCCTTTTAGATAAATATCAAAAGCATAATCTAAATAATACTCTTCCTTATCATTTTTTATTTTAGGCCCTAATATATCTGTTAAGGGATATCCATTTTTTTCTTTACATTCTGATTTGTCGAATTTAGACAACTCTGTAAAAGTAGAAGCAAAACAACATTCCCAGAATTTTATTGGTCTTGGAGAATTTTCTATAAGGTTTTCATCTAACTCATAAGACTCAATATCGAGTTGAAGTTTTAGTAAATTACTAAATCCTCTTTTAGAATCTTTTGTATAGTTTAATAGTGGAGTAGAAACATATTGATGCCTAATCATATTTGTTTCTCTAAACCTATTCTGCCAAACTGAATTTGATTTCGTTATTTCGTTGTTATTCAAATAATAAACTAAAAGAGAATTTGATAGTTCAATTGTTTTGAATTCAAAATGACGTTCAATATCTCTACTTTGATTTAAAAACATTGGATTCAATGAAATAGTTAATTCGTGAGCACAATCTAAATACTCAGCCATAGACTTTTGAACAAGGCTATATTCGACCTTAGTGTTTTCTATAAAATTAATATCTTTTTTACCAATTTTACCAATTTTATCAATTTGTTCAGCGCAATGAATATAAAAATCGATATACGATTTAGGTTCTTTATTGACTAAAAAATAAGTAAAAACTCTTTCCCATAAACGATAAAATTCGAGACAAGTAGAGCCTTTGAAAAATTTAAGAACTTGATTTTTTTCTTTCTCAGAAATACTTCGTTCGTGATTTAATGAACTAAATATTTGATTGGAAAGAAATAAAGTCAAACCATATCTGTTTTCTTTATAATCTTGTAGGGTTTTAATTTTCCCTTCTGTTCCATTGTAATCTAAATGATACGCACTTGATTCAAATTCCCCTAATGAATTGTCGTGGCTTGGTAAATCCCGAAACTCACTAGTTCTTTCTTCTAACTCTCTCTTCAATTTATTTATTACCATATCTGATGCTTCCGAATCAAAGTAGTAAAGAAGTGTTTTTTCACTTTGGCAGAACAATGACTTCTTCCCATTTATTTTAAAAACTCTTCCTTTAGAATTACTTGAATTACTTGAATTACTTGAATTTTTGGAAAAAGGAGAATCAACAAGGTTTATTAATGGGCTAAGATTTGAAATAATATATTTCTCAATTTTATTAAGAGTATCTTCCTCAAAGGTGATTTTATAATGAATACCGTTTGTACGGTTATATTTCTTCTTAATCCTTTTCTTGTAATCATTAAATGAAAATTTAAATTCTTCATTTACTTCTTCATTGTTTGAATTTGGATTTGGGTCTGCAAGAACTAGTAAAATATCATCAACATATCTTCCGTAATATGCAGGTTTGTATTTTTCTACTATTCTTTTATCAAAATCTTTTAAATAATCATTTGCAAGTACGAAAGATGATAAAAGACCTATAGGCAATATAAATTCTTGGAGTTCATTTTCTTCATTGCGTTCTAATTCATTTGAGAAATTATAAGGTTGTTGATATTCTACTGAAATTTTCTCTGTATAAATATGATGAATTTTTAAAAACAACCTGTTTAAATTATTATGAGCTGCATTATAATGAGTTTTATTATCACTGTAAATTAAATCATTTGGTATTCTTACAGAATGGAAATAATCTTTAACATCTAAATTGAGAAAAAGAACATCCCTTTCGTTTTTTATTAATTCCTGAGCAACATTTACAGAGTCGTCTCTCCATTTTTGATATTGTTTAAAATAGGGTTTAAATAAACCAGAGCCGTGAACAATAGTTTTTTTATCCTTACTAAGTAATAATCGATTCCCAATACAATTGTCTCCAAGTTTAGAGTCAATTTGAACACCATAATTTATAGTCCAAAGAACAGACAACAAGTGTATTTCGATTGGAGCGTCTATAAAAGCTGTGAGTCGATTTATTGGATATTCTTTCTCAACTCTTTGATTTGTAATGAAATTATCTGCTATTTCAGTTTTCTCATATTTTTTCGGATAGATATGTGCATCTATTTTATTGAGAAAAAAATCAAAAAATTCTGATGAGCTGTGAAAGTTATTCAGTTCATCCGTAAAGATTTGGAGTTTACTGTCAATTGATTGAGGTACACCAAAATCGTTTTTAAAAATATTCAGTTCATCTTCTAATTGGTATGGTTTTTCGCTTCCTCTGAATAATGAATTAAAATCTTTCGTCAAGTTAGTCTCAAATTCAACTAATTTTCGCCTTAAAATGATATCTGTATTGTCATAGTAGATATAAGTTTTCAGCCTTTTATAAGCGTCTTTAATTTCTTTTAATTCAAATTTCATATTCGAGTGTTTTTAGCGTGAAGCCCAATATTTGATTAATAAAAAAGGATGTCAATATTTTTTTTATCAATCGTTCAACGAAGTTAGATGATTTCTGCTAGAAAAACTATACGTAGAACTACGTAGATTTGTTTAATTTAAATTATTGATTTATTGTGTTTTATGCTTAATGCAGGTTGGGTTGTGTTTAGAATATAACTTTAATAACGCCGACAAGTAAAATCTTCAAATTGTTAAGCGTATTAAAAATTAGAGGTGTCCAAACCCTAAGATTTACCTATATTAAAAAACGCTTTCAAGTAATTGAAAGCGTTTTTTAAGTTTAAAATCAGATTTTAGATTTTATTCTGCTTAGGGTTTCTTGTGAGATATTAATATAAGACGCCACTATTTTGTTTGGTAGACGTTTGACAATATTTGGGTTTATTTTAAATAATTGTTTATACCTTTCTGCTGCGTCTAGCGTGGTAAATGAAATTAATCGTTTTGAATTATTAACGTATGCTTTTTCTAAATAGAGGGTGTAAAACTCTTTCCATTTCGGGATTGTTTTCATTAAATGCCTAAAATCGTCATGCGTGATGTACAGTAATTCGCTGTTTTCAATCACTTGAATGGTTTCTTGTGCGGGTTCGTCTGTTATAAAGCTAACCAACTCTGTAGCAAATTGATTCTCGAAAGCAATATAACGTGTAATGTCTTTGCCTTCCTCGTCTATGTAAAAGAGTCTTAAACATCCTTTTTTTACAAAATAACTAACTTGACTGTTTTTTCCATTAGATAGTAAAATGTCATGCTTATTTTTTGTAATCAATTTAAAATAAGATAAGACGACTTTTAAATCTTTAGCGTCAATTGTAATATTTTTCTTTATATAATTAGTGAGTGCTGTGTAGTTTGTCATTTAGTTGTAGTCTCTCACAAATTTACGATAATGGATAATATCCTGTATTGATAAGACAATCAAATTATGGACTTTAGCAAAGGCTATAATGGTATCTGTTTTAGCCATTGTTCCGTCGTCGTTCATTAATTCACACAGCACGGCTTCTGGTTTTAAACCTGCCAGTTTCATTAAGTCTACGCTACCTTCAGTATGGCCTTGTCTTTCAAGCACGCCATTGTCACGGGCGCGTAAAGGAAAGATATGACCTGGTCTTGCTAAGTCGTTGCTTGTTGCGTTATCTTTGCACGCTTCTTGGATGGTTTTTAATCGGTCACTAGCCGATACGCCTGTGGTGACTCCTTTTTTTGCTTCAATAGTAATAGTGAAAGGGGTTTGAAAGCTACTTGTGTTTTCTTTTACCATATAGGGCAGTTCTAGTATGTCGGCTTTTTTATTAGTTAAGCACAGGCAAACGATACCACTACATTTTCTAATCATAAGTGCCATATTAGCATTAGTTAGATGGTGCGCAGAGAATATTAAGTCGCCTTCATTTTCTCTGTTTTTATCATCAGTTAAAATAACGCCGTGACCATTTTGAATATGTTTTAGTGCGTTTTCTACACGTTCTTGACTTGTGGTGTCAATGCTTTCTGGTGTCTTTAATTCTGTAAGTGCCATTTTAAATTTTTAGTATTAATTTAAATGTAAAATTAAAGTTGTATTCGATCAAATTGTTTGATGTAAGTCAAATAATGAACTTTTTTTAAGTATTGTAGTTTGGTCTATTTTAGGTTAGTTTGCATGTCGGATTGATCTTGGTTTTTGGGGTAGAGGTTGAGGTTGATTGTGGGGAGGTTAATCCTTTAAAATCCAATCAATCAAATCTTCTGTATCAATAATGGACCAGCTATGTGGGTGCCTGTCTCCGTTTGATCGGTAGCCCTTATTAGTCGTCGGAATATAGTCGACATGTTTAAATTGTTGTGCTTCTAAACTTTGAGATAGCTTTTTAATGTAATAAGCATTTAGTTGGTCGTAATTTGCCTTATGGTTGGTTTTCCACCAAAGTGTATCCGGCTCAGTATAGAGTCTGATTTTGGTGTTTTTTAAGCGTTTTAGGTTATTGGTGTAATTACTTCTAGAGGTGTAAACAGCATGTTTCTGGTAGTTTTCAAGATTTTGATCCGGATGACCAAAAGCATCGGTTAATGTGTTTAATATCCATTGGCTTTCTTCATTGGAAATATTAGGATCTGTACGTTTCACATTTTTTTCTGATGAGGTATATAACGCTGCTAAATCTATTGGAGAATCTACAATAAACACGCCCTTTGGATCAATATAATACTGTTTTAAACCGATTATAAAATCACTTAACAAGAGGCTTACCACACCACCGCTAGAAAATCCACCAATATAAATGGCGTTTGTTGGTAATTGGTTATCGACTATAATCTTTTGTATTTGAGAGGCCAGTTGGTGTTTTTCTTGTGTTTCTAGCCATAATTTTTTGTTGTAGTTAGAAAAAATAACAGCAATATTATTTTGTTTGGCAAGGTCAAGAATTTTAAATTCTCTTTTTATGTCTTCTGCCGTTTCAGGGAAGCCTCCAAAAAGCACTAGTACCGCTTTGGCTTTTTGTGTTGGTTTATACAGTTGGTAATCGGTTTCTATAAGTTCTATATAATCAGGAGTTTCAACTGTGATTGACGTTTCCTGGGGGCTGTTGTTTTTACAAGACGTTATTGTTAAAAGAAGGAGGAGTAGTGTTAGGGTTTTATTCATCTTAAAAGGTATATGGATTATTAGTCTGTAAGCTTACGGTTTTATTGTGATGGCCGTTTGCTATTTAGAAAGGTAACCCATTAAAAACTAACACGCAAACTAACGTTCGGCGTTAAGCCTAAAGATTTATTGTTGATTTCAATCGTTTGGTTGGTGTCTTCTGGATCGACTTCAAAATAGCGATTGATTATATTATTTTGATTCGTCAGATTTCTAACACCTGCTCTTAAGGTAAATTTAGTTTGCTCCGATAGGTTTATATCGTAACTAATAGAGGTGTCGATCCTAAAAAAGGGAGCGACGTTATTACTATTGGGCTGGTCGTAATTGACATAGTAATCATTGTTAATTTTAACGGTTTGGTTAGCTTCCAATGGTTTAGTGTAGGGTTGCCCAGAACGCCAAATTCCGCCAAGGGAGAGTTGTAAGTTGTCTAATACGGTGTAGTTAAGCGCCAAGGATACGGAGTGTCGGATATCAACATTGTTTGGGAATATGGAAGGCGTAAAACTTGTAAACTCGTAATCGTTAATACTATACGTATAACTTAACCAAGTGCTAAAATTATCAGCCGTTTTATTGGCTAAAAATTCGAGACCTTTTGCGGTGTAATTACCCGTCGCGTTGAGGTATTGAAAGTTGTTATAGAAGCCTTGGTTTATGGCGGTAATACCATTTACTACTTTGTAAAAACTAGTCACATCAATATTAAAATTATGCTGTTTAAAATCGACACCAAAGGAGGCTTGTTTGCTTTTAGAGATTGGTATGGCTGCATTATCCGCTAAGATCCAACGTCTATTTTCCACACCTAGAAAATCATCTTGAAAATCTACTATTTGTGTGGCAGACTGATTTTTAAATTCGCCTTCCAATTTTAAAGCGAATTGATTATTTAGTTTTTGTCTGATATTTAAGCGAGGTTCAATTAATAACAGGTCAAATTTTTGAAAGTAATTGGCACGGACTCCGATCCTGAAATAAGTATTGTTTTTATTGTATTCGACTTCAGAAAATAAGGCGTGATTAAGTAATACGTCTTTTTTAGTACGATTATAGGACGGTGCTGTAACTGTGGTTTCGTTTAAAATACCGATTTCGTCAAACTGGTAACCATTTAAAAAGGATAGATTACTAGTTATTGCCCACTGGGTTTTTAGCTGGACTCCAGTTTCTAAAA is drawn from Psychroserpens sp. NJDZ02 and contains these coding sequences:
- a CDS encoding Crp/Fnr family transcriptional regulator; the protein is MTNYTALTNYIKKNITIDAKDLKVVLSYFKLITKNKHDILLSNGKNSQVSYFVKKGCLRLFYIDEEGKDITRYIAFENQFATELVSFITDEPAQETIQVIENSELLYITHDDFRHLMKTIPKWKEFYTLYLEKAYVNNSKRLISFTTLDAAERYKQLFKINPNIVKRLPNKIVASYINISQETLSRIKSKI
- the ribB gene encoding 3,4-dihydroxy-2-butanone-4-phosphate synthase; its protein translation is MALTELKTPESIDTTSQERVENALKHIQNGHGVILTDDKNRENEGDLIFSAHHLTNANMALMIRKCSGIVCLCLTNKKADILELPYMVKENTSSFQTPFTITIEAKKGVTTGVSASDRLKTIQEACKDNATSNDLARPGHIFPLRARDNGVLERQGHTEGSVDLMKLAGLKPEAVLCELMNDDGTMAKTDTIIAFAKVHNLIVLSIQDIIHYRKFVRDYN